Within Desulfobacter sp., the genomic segment TTTCCACAACTTTAGCTGCCCGCTTGCCCGACGCACGGATGGCGTCAATCATTCTGGGAATCCCCCTTGCTTCCATGTAGCTCCGGATCGCGGGCATACTTGTCCCCGCCGCTTCCGCGGCACTTTGGTTGGCCGGAATATCTTCATTCCTCAGCCGCATGGACATGAGTTCAGCACTCTGAATCATCCCGGCAAGGGGGTTGTTGATCTCATGGGCCATACCGGCGGCCAGCCCGCCGATGGAAAGCATTTTTTCGGACTGGACCATGATTTCCTCCATCCGGGTCTTGTGGGTGATATCATCCACACGGACCACGGCTTCCTCCATACCATCTGATACTAGGGGGTAAATGATGATATCCTCATACACATCTTTTCCCTGTTCAAGGCGCTTATGCTTTCCGGCCGGGATAATCTGGCCGGTTTGGATGCTCTGGATCACTTTTTCCATGTGCGGCCGGGCAGCGGGAAATACCTGGTCCAGTTTTTTCCCGGCCACCACGGATTCATCCAGCCCGGTCACGATCTGCGCCCTGCGGTTCCACTGGGTCACCCGGCCCCTGGCATCAACACCGATCAGCATTGACGGCATGGAATCAATGATACTGCCGGCATAATTTCGAAGCTGCCTGAGCTCGGCCATCCGTTTTTCCAACTCCATCTCCGAAGATTTTCTGATGGCCACCTCTTTTTTCAGATACCGGTTTTTCAACAGGATCTCACGGATGGCCAAGAGGCAGAGAAGCAGCAGCAGAACCACCAGAACACCCTCAAGAAATATAATCTTCCACCTGAATGCGGCCTGCTCACGGCGGAGATCGTCCATATATCTTCCGGTGCCGATATAGGCGCCCAGTTCCTCAATCCCCCGGACAAAAGAAATTTTCTCCTGATAGACCTTGCTTCCCGGTGCCATATAGTGGTAGGTCACAAAACCGCCTTCTCGATTCGTTCTGGCGGCATTCACAAGTTCCCGTATAATATACACGCCGTTGGGGTCCTTAAAGTCCCAGTAGTTGGTCATCTCCTTTTCCGGCTCAAAGGGCTGTACCAGCATGGTTCCGTCATAGGCACTCATAAATACATAATTGGGTCCATGGGGTTCGAGAAATGTCATCCGCCGGACCAGGTTCCGCACCCTGGAAATCGCCTGGTCCCGCCCAAGTTCTCCGGCCTGGAATTCGCCGACAACCGGCGCTATGGTATTTCTGGCAATCTCAACCAGCTGCCGCATCTGATCCAGGCGCTGCAATTCCAATACCTTGATATACTGCCGGCTTAGATAGTCAAACAGCCCCGTGAATGCGGCAATGAGAATCAAAGAAAATAATAGAATTTTTGCAGCCGGCATTTTGAGTGACTGACGCATCATTGGGTCCTGCCTTTTTTAAGCGAATGGAGCAGGGATGATGACGCCTATAACTGCCGATAACGGCGGTGGGCAAAATAAATGACCATCCTGTCGAATGCCTTAGTCACAATCGCTGGCCTCTTGGACCGTCCCATCGCCCCCCAAAGGCAGTATCAGCGTAAACCTGGCCCCGCCCAAATCAGATTTTTTAATTGATATCCTACCGTTATGCCAGTTAATGATCCGTTTGGCAATGGCCAGGCCCAGTCCATAGCCGCCCGAAGTCCTGCAACGGCTTTTGTCCGGACGGAAAAAGGGCAGAAACACCTTATGGCGGAGGGCCCTGGGGATGCCCGGGCCGTCGTCGTCCACGTGGATGATGGCGACATCCGGCCGGGAAACAAACCGGAGCCGGACCGTTCCGGCGCTGTGGCGAACCCCGTTGCGCAAAAGGTTGCGCACGGCCCAGCCCAGGTAAACCGGCTCAAACCGCCCGATGAAATGGTCTGTCTCCGGAGAAAAAATAATTTCCCTGCCCACTGCAGTCTTTCGTTCCCTGGCCACCAGATTCTCCAGCCAGGAAACCATCTCGTGGTTGGCCAGGCGGCCCGTGGCTTCGGGCTCGCGTTCAAACCGGGCATAGGTCAGCATCTCATCCACCAGCCCTTCGATTTCCTCCACATCGGTACGGATTTCATCCATATAGTCCATGCCGCCATGGGCCGCTGTTCCAGTGTTCATATCCCCGGCCATTTCCAGGCTGAACTTGATCCGGGCAAGGGGGGTGCGGATTTCATGGGAAACGGCATTGGCCAGGTCCTTCTGGGAGGCAATGAGCTTCTGGGTTTTGCCGGCCATGGCATTAAAGGCATCGGCAATGCGGGTCATGGAAGAAATTCTGGAGACCTTTACCCTGGCATCATGGTCTCCGGCGGCAAACCGGGCCGCCGTCCCCTGCACTTTCCGCATGTCCCGGACCAGAAAAATACTCCAGGCCAGGGCGGGCAGGGTTAAAAAAACCACCAAAAGCATCATGAAAAGAACCGTAACCTTGGTGTTCAGCTCTTTGTCCGGCCAGGGGCCGCCCATGGCCAGGGCCTGGTCGGACTGCCCCAGCCGCATGACCAGCGTATCCGCCTGTTCAGCCTCGACAATCAGTCCCATGAGGAATTCCCTCTGAAAGTTTTCCGCCACCCTGATATCGGCTAGATATTTGAGGCTCAGGGGGTATCCGAACCTGGGCTGGAGGTCTGCCAGTTCCTTGCTCCGGTCCTCAGGAGAGAGAGGAATAAGGCGCTGGGCAAGAAGGGAAAAGGTTCCCCTGGCAAACTCCCGCTCTGTCTTAAGCATCTCATCTTGAAACAGGGCCTCCACAATGGGGCCGATGCTGAAAGGAATGAAAAAAAGGGTGCCCAGGAGCAGTATATAAACGGTGATGAAAATCCGCTTCATGCCGGGTTACTCGTCCCCCAGGCATCGGCCACAAAGAGATAGCCGCTGCCCCAGACGGTTTTGATCCGGCAGGGATGGTCCGGGCTGTCGTTGAGTTTTTTCCTTAACCTGGACACGGCCACATCTATGGAACGGTCCAGGCCGTCGTATTCAATCCCCTTTACCTCCCGGTAGAGCAGATCCCTGTCCAACACCTCCCCGGCCCTTGACGCCAGGAGCCATAACAGATCGAACTCATTGGTGGACAGCTCCACGGGATTCCCGGCCAGGGTCACCCGCCTGGAGGCGGCAAAAAGGGCCAGGCCGCCGAATTTGATCTCATTGTGGTCCGGTGCGGCCTGGGTGACGGCAGCCCGACGGAACAGCGCCCTGATACGTGCCAGAAGCACCCGGGGCTCCACCGGTTTTTTCACATAATCGTCCGCCCCCAGCTCCAGCCCGACCACCTGATCCATATCCTCTTCCCTGGCCGTGAGCATGAGGATGGGCCCGGCATAGGACTGCCGCACCTCCCGGCAGACGGCAAACCCGTCTTTGCCCGGAAGCATAAGGTCCAGAATCACCAGGTCCGGTTCTTCCCCGATGATCCGCTGGACGGCATCATCTCCGCGGTGTTCGGTATCCACCTCAAACTCCTGCCGGCTTAAATAGGTCGACACCAATGAGGCCAGCCGGAGGTCATCCTCCACAAGTAAAATCCTTTTTTTTGCTTCCGTATCCATACGCTTTATCCTAGTTTCGGTTTGGGATCCTCAGGCGCTTTCAAATTATCACAGGCGCCCCCATCCCAAAACGGTAAAAATGTTTTAATTTGTAATCTTTTTAGCATGGTGGGGGCCCCGCCCCTTTAAACTCCACAGTGAATATGATAATTAGTAAAGTTTAACATAAAAATAAATTCAATATTGAGGGATAAATGGAAGACGAAAATAAAAAAAGCCATTTTATAGAGTCCATCATCCGGGAGGATGTGAGCAACAACAAAAACGACGGCGCTGTGGCCACCCGGTTTCCACCGGAGCCCAACGGATTTCTCCACATCGGCCATGCCAAATCCATTTGCCTGAACTTCAATATGGCCAGGACCTTCAAAGGCACCTGCA encodes:
- a CDS encoding cache domain-containing protein, producing MMRQSLKMPAAKILLFSLILIAAFTGLFDYLSRQYIKVLELQRLDQMRQLVEIARNTIAPVVGEFQAGELGRDQAISRVRNLVRRMTFLEPHGPNYVFMSAYDGTMLVQPFEPEKEMTNYWDFKDPNGVYIIRELVNAARTNREGGFVTYHYMAPGSKVYQEKISFVRGIEELGAYIGTGRYMDDLRREQAAFRWKIIFLEGVLVVLLLLLCLLAIREILLKNRYLKKEVAIRKSSEMELEKRMAELRQLRNYAGSIIDSMPSMLIGVDARGRVTQWNRRAQIVTGLDESVVAGKKLDQVFPAARPHMEKVIQSIQTGQIIPAGKHKRLEQGKDVYEDIIIYPLVSDGMEEAVVRVDDITHKTRMEEIMVQSEKMLSIGGLAAGMAHEINNPLAGMIQSAELMSMRLRNEDIPANQSAAEAAGTSMPAIRSYMEARGIPRMIDAIRASGKRAAKVVENMLGFAGKGRSVSTLEKVDSMIDDTLALAVTDFNLKEKYDFRSIDIRKEYSGELPPVPCDRSKIQQVLLNIFQNAAYAMQTSGVDSPCIILRTALEGDMVCIEIEDNGPGMEKKVCRRVFEPFFTTKPTGIGTGLGLSVSYFIVTETHMGRMEVWSEPGRGTRFSIGLPLFRPADGPDEDR
- a CDS encoding winged helix-turn-helix domain-containing protein, with protein sequence MDTEAKKRILLVEDDLRLASLVSTYLSRQEFEVDTEHRGDDAVQRIIGEEPDLVILDLMLPGKDGFAVCREVRQSYAGPILMLTAREEDMDQVVGLELGADDYVKKPVEPRVLLARIRALFRRAAVTQAAPDHNEIKFGGLALFAASRRVTLAGNPVELSTNEFDLLWLLASRAGEVLDRDLLYREVKGIEYDGLDRSIDVAVSRLRKKLNDSPDHPCRIKTVWGSGYLFVADAWGTSNPA